A genomic segment from uncultured Alistipes sp. encodes:
- the xylA gene encoding xylose isomerase — MATKSYFPTVGKIPFEGKDSKNPMAFHYYDPERVVRGRKMKDWFRFSMAWWHTLCAEGGDQFGGGTKKFPWNEAACPLERARAKMDAGFEFMQKMGIEYYCFHDVDLVDEAATAEEYEKNLKEIVAYAKQKQAETGIKLLWGTANVFGHARYMNGASTNPDFDAAARAMLQIKNAIDATIELGGDCYVFWGGREGYMSLLNTDMKREKEHMATMLRMARDYARAKGFKGTFLIEPKPMEPMKHQYDVDTETVIGFLRAHGLDKDFKVNIEVNHATLAGHTFEHELQCAVDAGMLGSIDANRGDYQNGWDTDQFPIDLYELVQAMLVILRGGGLQGGGTNFDAKTRRNSTDLEDIFIAHISGMDTMARALLIAVDILDNSPYEMMVWERYASYDSGEGKAFEEGKLTLEQVADYARTHEPVQRSGRQELYEALINMYI, encoded by the coding sequence ATGGCAACGAAAAGTTATTTCCCGACGGTCGGGAAGATTCCTTTCGAGGGCAAGGATTCGAAAAACCCGATGGCATTTCACTATTACGATCCGGAGCGTGTCGTGCGCGGCCGTAAGATGAAGGATTGGTTCCGCTTCTCGATGGCGTGGTGGCATACGCTCTGCGCCGAGGGCGGCGACCAGTTTGGCGGCGGTACGAAGAAGTTCCCGTGGAACGAGGCGGCCTGCCCGCTGGAGCGTGCCCGGGCGAAGATGGATGCCGGCTTCGAGTTCATGCAGAAGATGGGCATCGAGTACTACTGCTTCCACGACGTGGACCTGGTGGACGAAGCCGCCACGGCCGAGGAGTATGAAAAGAACCTGAAAGAGATCGTGGCCTATGCCAAGCAGAAGCAGGCCGAGACGGGGATCAAACTGCTGTGGGGTACGGCCAACGTCTTCGGGCACGCCCGCTACATGAACGGCGCCTCGACGAACCCCGATTTCGACGCTGCGGCCCGTGCGATGCTGCAGATCAAGAACGCCATCGACGCGACGATCGAGCTGGGCGGCGACTGCTACGTCTTCTGGGGCGGCCGCGAGGGCTACATGTCGCTGCTGAACACCGACATGAAGCGTGAGAAGGAGCACATGGCCACGATGCTGCGCATGGCGCGCGACTACGCCCGTGCGAAGGGCTTCAAGGGGACGTTTCTCATCGAGCCGAAGCCCATGGAGCCGATGAAGCACCAGTACGACGTCGATACGGAGACGGTGATCGGATTCCTGCGTGCCCACGGCCTCGACAAAGACTTCAAGGTCAACATCGAGGTGAACCACGCCACGCTCGCCGGCCATACGTTCGAACACGAGCTGCAATGTGCCGTTGATGCCGGGATGCTCGGGTCGATCGACGCCAACCGCGGTGACTACCAGAACGGCTGGGACACGGACCAGTTCCCGATCGACCTCTACGAGCTGGTACAGGCCATGCTGGTAATCCTGCGCGGCGGCGGCCTGCAGGGCGGCGGCACGAACTTCGACGCCAAGACGCGCCGCAACTCCACCGACCTTGAGGACATCTTCATTGCCCACATTTCGGGAATGGATACCATGGCGCGCGCGTTGCTGATTGCGGTCGACATCCTCGACAACTCGCCCTACGAGATGATGGTCTGGGAGCGCTACGCCTCCTACGACTCGGGCGAAGGCAAGGCCTTTGAGGAGGGAAAGCTTACTTTGGAGCAGGTGGCCGATTATGCCCGCACGCACGAGCCCGTGCAGCGGAGTGGCCGTCAGGAGCTCTACGAGGCGCTGATCAATATGTATATCTAA
- a CDS encoding TonB-dependent receptor domain-containing protein: protein MHYALGAIPFRGKVVDKTTREALAGATLIVEGSTRGTTTDAAGRFELDLDPGVCAVVVSYISYQSRRMEVTVAEGMPEALVELESDNQMLASVTVTARKNLESERALQTERIASNVAIENMGAKEMSLKGISNVQEGVRKMAGISIASAGQLIVRGLGDRYSITTLNGQPIASPNPDNKLIPLDIFPSSTVKNITVSKVYEVSSYADYSGAHIDINTRENTGENFFSVDFHTGGAFNTVGRGFYRMDHRSLFTQPTVDPQALSGSLSDFRQYVKTKDIFDTDFGVSKHTALPTFGGNLAWGRDFRVGRQTVSLLASGGLSNEQQTLDNAEFRLLEATGRTTDEYEYDSYMSGLKMAALASLSTTLRDADRLGYTFFYARNATDTYSRREGYDQEDHELIGSNDVMHVYRLMTHQLYGRHVFGERWNLRWSGSYSTTSSDEPDRRQVMYLKHDDGTLSLFDLNQQETMRYFGTLDEREWNGHAAADWTFGTGHKLTAGVSWKDKSRDYTGTRFYYDISDLHPEITDIYSPNDYLNFENVSNGSLVINRQKQPKDSYEAGNRIVAGYVSVDLNPLPSLLINAGVRYESSRQWVRYYNDQSLRERRDIDCNDLFPALNLRYNCTDEHQLRLSLSRTITRPSFVEMAPFLYQESYGSVQLRGNEALLNSYNYNLDLRYEYHNRQGDMLSVAGYYKYLDEPIERIQMLSGGAAVHTFRNADNGLAAGVEIELRKVLVRTLRLGVNATYMYTNVTLPEGGVYTNKERALQGASPYLVNADLTWSPRLGGERQLNLALLYNLQGPRIHAVGISGLGDVTQRPVHTLNFTAACRFSRRVEVKLQFVDLLNRAMIFEQEVPQTGRTIEVERYCRGTNFEVGLNLKF, encoded by the coding sequence ATGCATTATGCGCTCGGAGCGATTCCCTTTCGCGGAAAGGTCGTTGACAAGACAACCCGCGAGGCGCTTGCCGGAGCCACGCTCATTGTCGAGGGTTCAACCCGTGGAACGACGACCGATGCCGCGGGGCGCTTCGAATTGGATCTGGATCCAGGCGTTTGTGCGGTGGTTGTCTCCTATATTTCCTATCAATCGCGCCGCATGGAGGTGACGGTTGCGGAAGGGATGCCCGAAGCACTTGTCGAACTGGAATCCGACAATCAGATGCTGGCCTCGGTGACGGTGACGGCCCGCAAGAATCTTGAATCGGAACGCGCTCTGCAAACCGAACGCATCGCGTCGAACGTCGCAATCGAGAATATGGGCGCCAAGGAGATGTCGCTCAAAGGGATCTCCAACGTACAGGAGGGTGTCCGCAAGATGGCGGGCATCTCCATCGCCTCGGCCGGGCAACTCATCGTTCGGGGGCTGGGCGACCGGTACAGCATCACCACACTCAACGGACAGCCCATTGCTTCGCCCAATCCCGACAATAAACTCATACCACTCGATATTTTTCCTTCGTCGACCGTGAAGAACATCACCGTGAGCAAGGTCTACGAGGTGAGTTCCTATGCCGACTACTCGGGAGCGCACATCGACATCAATACCAGGGAAAATACCGGTGAGAACTTCTTTTCGGTGGATTTCCATACCGGCGGGGCCTTCAATACCGTCGGGCGCGGCTTCTATCGCATGGATCACCGTTCGCTGTTTACCCAGCCGACGGTTGACCCGCAAGCCCTGTCGGGTTCGCTGTCGGACTTCCGGCAGTACGTGAAGACGAAGGATATCTTCGATACGGATTTCGGGGTGTCGAAGCATACGGCGCTGCCGACCTTCGGAGGCAACCTTGCCTGGGGGCGAGACTTCCGTGTGGGGCGCCAGACGGTGAGTCTACTGGCCTCGGGGGGCCTGAGCAACGAGCAGCAGACGCTGGACAATGCCGAGTTCCGCCTGCTCGAAGCGACCGGGCGTACGACCGACGAATATGAATACGACAGTTACATGAGTGGACTGAAAATGGCGGCTCTGGCGAGCCTCAGTACGACTTTGCGCGATGCCGACCGCCTCGGTTACACTTTCTTTTATGCCCGCAATGCCACGGATACCTACTCCCGGCGAGAGGGATATGATCAGGAGGACCACGAGCTCATCGGGAGCAATGACGTGATGCACGTTTACCGGCTGATGACGCATCAGCTCTACGGCCGCCACGTTTTCGGTGAGCGTTGGAATCTGCGTTGGAGCGGTTCTTATTCTACCACTTCGTCCGACGAACCCGACCGTCGCCAGGTGATGTACCTCAAACACGATGACGGGACGTTGAGCCTCTTCGATCTCAACCAGCAGGAGACCATGCGTTACTTCGGCACGCTTGACGAGCGCGAGTGGAATGGCCATGCCGCCGCGGACTGGACTTTCGGAACGGGTCACAAGCTGACGGCCGGTGTTTCGTGGAAGGACAAGAGCCGCGACTATACCGGGACGCGTTTCTACTACGATATTTCGGATCTGCACCCCGAGATTACGGATATCTATTCGCCGAACGACTATCTCAATTTCGAAAACGTCTCCAACGGTTCGCTCGTAATCAACCGCCAGAAACAGCCCAAGGATAGCTACGAGGCCGGCAATCGCATTGTGGCGGGATACGTTTCTGTCGATCTGAATCCGCTTCCGTCACTGCTTATCAATGCCGGCGTACGCTACGAGTCTTCGCGGCAGTGGGTGCGCTACTACAACGACCAGAGCCTCCGCGAACGGCGCGACATCGACTGCAACGACCTCTTTCCGGCGCTGAATCTCCGCTACAATTGCACGGACGAACACCAGCTTCGCCTTTCGCTTTCACGCACCATCACCCGCCCGTCGTTCGTCGAGATGGCGCCGTTCCTCTATCAGGAGTCCTACGGATCGGTGCAGCTGCGCGGTAACGAAGCGTTGCTGAACAGTTACAACTACAACCTCGACCTGCGCTACGAGTACCACAACCGTCAGGGGGACATGCTCTCCGTGGCCGGTTATTACAAATACCTCGACGAACCGATCGAGCGCATACAGATGCTTTCGGGCGGTGCGGCGGTCCATACGTTCCGCAACGCCGACAACGGCCTGGCTGCCGGTGTGGAGATCGAGCTCCGCAAGGTGCTGGTCCGGACGCTGCGGCTCGGCGTGAATGCCACTTACATGTACACCAACGTTACGCTGCCCGAAGGGGGTGTCTATACCAACAAGGAGCGGGCTCTGCAGGGTGCTTCGCCCTACCTGGTGAATGCCGATCTGACGTGGTCGCCCCGACTCGGCGGGGAGCGGCAGCTGAATCTGGCCCTGCTTTACAACCTTCAAGGCCCGCGTATCCACGCGGTAGGCATTTCGGGACTGGGTGACGTCACACAGCGGCCCGTACATACGCTGAACTTCACGGCTGCCTGCCGGTTCAGCCGCCGCGTCGAGGTGAAACTGCAATTCGTCGACCTGCTCAACCGCGCAATGATTTTCGAACAGGAGGTGCCTCAGACGGGCCGTACGATCGAAGTGGAACGTTACTGTCGGGGAACGAATTTCGAGGTGGGTTTGAATCTGAAATTCTGA
- a CDS encoding FGGY family carbohydrate kinase encodes MKSLGIDIGSSSVKVSLLDIATGECVASVSNPTQEMSIEAQQAGWAEQDPEMWWHYVCEGIRQIGAAHPLREVVSVGITYQMHGLVCLDRAGHSLRKSIIWCDSRAVGLGAEALEAIGRDFCLRHTLNSPGNFTASKLAWVKCHEPELFARIDKFLLPGDYIACRLSGKISTSVSGLSEQILWDFKEERRADFVADYYGIPHELIPEAGPSIGVQCEIDAATERLLGIPAGTPISYRAGDQPNNAFSLNVLEAGEVAATGGTSGVVYGVTDMPKADPQSRVNTFVHVNHTPEHPRYGILLCINGTGIMNSWMRRHVIQQTLDYGEMNHLAATAPVGADGIVVLPFGNGAERVLGNRTTGAAILNLDLNRHSTAHVLRAVQEGVACSFRYGIDIMRGLGLVPKVIRVGAANLFLSPLFRQTLASLIGARIEIFNTDGALGAARGAALGAGYYRTREEAFASLRCVRTVEPVEADRDVLEATYHAWVAAVESKLNEQTTK; translated from the coding sequence ATGAAAAGTTTGGGAATAGACATCGGCTCGTCATCGGTCAAGGTGTCGTTGCTGGACATCGCGACGGGCGAATGCGTGGCGTCGGTCTCCAATCCCACCCAGGAGATGTCCATCGAGGCGCAACAGGCGGGCTGGGCCGAGCAGGACCCGGAGATGTGGTGGCACTATGTTTGCGAGGGAATCCGGCAGATCGGCGCCGCACATCCGCTGCGCGAGGTGGTGTCGGTGGGTATCACCTACCAAATGCACGGACTGGTCTGCCTCGACCGTGCGGGGCATTCGCTTCGCAAGTCGATCATCTGGTGCGACTCGCGGGCCGTGGGACTCGGAGCCGAGGCGCTGGAGGCGATCGGGCGTGATTTCTGCCTGCGCCATACGCTCAACTCGCCGGGCAACTTCACGGCCTCGAAACTGGCTTGGGTCAAGTGCCACGAACCCGAACTCTTCGCGCGTATCGACAAGTTCCTGTTGCCGGGCGACTACATCGCCTGCCGCCTTTCGGGCAAAATATCGACGAGTGTCAGTGGCCTTTCGGAGCAGATTCTCTGGGACTTTAAGGAGGAGCGGCGTGCGGATTTCGTGGCCGATTACTATGGTATTCCGCATGAGCTGATCCCTGAAGCGGGACCGTCGATCGGCGTGCAGTGTGAGATTGATGCCGCGACAGAACGGTTGTTAGGCATTCCGGCCGGGACTCCGATCTCCTACCGCGCGGGCGACCAGCCGAACAACGCCTTTTCGCTCAACGTGCTGGAGGCGGGCGAGGTGGCCGCGACGGGCGGCACGAGCGGCGTGGTCTATGGCGTGACGGATATGCCGAAGGCTGATCCGCAGTCGCGTGTCAACACCTTCGTGCACGTCAACCATACCCCCGAACACCCTCGCTATGGCATTCTGCTCTGCATCAACGGTACGGGGATCATGAATTCGTGGATGCGCCGTCACGTCATACAACAGACGCTCGACTACGGGGAGATGAACCACCTGGCAGCAACGGCTCCCGTGGGGGCGGACGGCATCGTGGTGTTGCCCTTTGGAAACGGCGCCGAGCGAGTGCTCGGCAACCGCACGACGGGAGCCGCGATCCTGAACCTTGACTTGAACCGCCATTCGACGGCCCATGTGCTGCGGGCTGTGCAGGAGGGGGTCGCTTGCTCGTTCCGCTACGGCATTGACATCATGCGCGGGCTGGGGCTTGTGCCGAAGGTCATCCGGGTCGGTGCCGCGAATCTGTTTCTTTCGCCGCTCTTCCGGCAGACGCTGGCCTCGCTGATCGGTGCGCGCATCGAGATCTTCAATACGGATGGGGCACTGGGTGCGGCGCGCGGCGCAGCCCTTGGCGCCGGGTACTACCGCACGCGCGAGGAGGCTTTCGCATCGCTTCGGTGCGTGAGGACGGTAGAACCTGTCGAGGCTGACCGCGATGTGCTGGAGGCAACCTACCACGCATGGGTGGCGGCCGTCGAATCGAAACTCAACGAACAGACAACCAAATAA
- the xylE gene encoding D-xylose transporter XylE, producing the protein MTSTQTTGSRVYLFSIVLVAVIGGLLFGYDTAVISGAEQALDYFFRTATDFTYTSWLHGFTASSALIGCVIGGAISGVLASRLGRKRSLVTAAVLFFVSAVGSWWPESGILPYGEASLPLLVSFNFYRIIGGIGVGLASAVCPMYIAEISPAKIRGTLVSCNQFAIIFGMLVVYFVNYLIRNNLGETTEAIQTAMVEIGWRRMFFSEAFPAGAFLLLILLVPETPRFLVLRGNDTKAFAVLERINGTAEAQTILDEIRASVHEKRERLFAYGSAVIVIGVLLSFFQQAIGINVVLYYAPRIFENMGATGDASMLQTVVMGIVNILFTVVAIFTVDRVGRKLLLIIGSTGMMIGMAALAALSFSDSIGIVALIFIILYTASFMMSWGPICWVLISEIFPNTIRSQAVAIAVAAQWISNFLISATFPSLSVWSVGGTYCIYALMSFLSALFVWKMVPETKGKTLEEMSALWRGSVR; encoded by the coding sequence ATGACCTCAACCCAAACAACCGGCAGCCGCGTGTATCTTTTCTCGATCGTCCTGGTGGCGGTCATCGGCGGTTTGCTCTTCGGTTACGACACGGCGGTGATCTCGGGCGCCGAACAGGCTCTCGACTATTTCTTCCGTACGGCAACCGATTTCACCTATACCTCGTGGTTGCACGGCTTTACGGCCTCCAGCGCCCTGATCGGCTGTGTCATCGGCGGCGCCATCTCCGGAGTGCTGGCCTCGCGCCTCGGACGGAAACGTTCGCTCGTTACGGCGGCCGTTCTTTTCTTTGTCTCGGCTGTGGGATCGTGGTGGCCCGAGAGCGGCATCCTGCCCTACGGTGAAGCCTCGCTTCCACTGCTCGTTTCGTTTAATTTTTACCGCATCATCGGAGGCATCGGCGTGGGTCTCGCCTCGGCCGTCTGCCCGATGTATATTGCCGAAATCTCTCCGGCGAAGATCCGCGGAACGCTTGTTTCGTGCAACCAGTTCGCCATTATCTTCGGCATGTTGGTAGTCTATTTTGTCAACTACCTGATTCGCAATAACCTCGGCGAGACGACCGAGGCGATCCAGACAGCGATGGTGGAGATCGGCTGGCGTCGGATGTTCTTCTCGGAGGCCTTCCCTGCGGGTGCATTCCTGCTGCTAATCCTGCTGGTGCCCGAAACACCGCGCTTCCTGGTCCTGCGGGGCAACGATACGAAGGCCTTTGCGGTACTCGAACGCATTAACGGTACGGCCGAGGCGCAGACGATCCTCGATGAGATCCGCGCCTCGGTGCACGAGAAGCGCGAGCGCCTCTTTGCCTACGGCTCGGCGGTTATCGTCATCGGCGTGCTGTTGTCGTTCTTCCAGCAGGCCATTGGCATCAATGTCGTGCTCTACTACGCGCCGCGCATCTTCGAAAACATGGGGGCTACGGGCGACGCCTCGATGCTGCAGACGGTGGTGATGGGCATCGTCAACATCCTCTTTACCGTTGTGGCGATCTTCACAGTTGACCGGGTGGGCCGCAAGCTGCTCCTGATCATCGGTTCGACGGGTATGATGATCGGCATGGCGGCCCTTGCGGCGCTGTCGTTTTCCGATTCGATCGGTATTGTGGCCCTGATTTTCATCATTCTCTACACGGCGTCGTTCATGATGTCGTGGGGCCCGATCTGCTGGGTGCTCATCTCGGAGATCTTCCCCAACACGATCCGCTCGCAGGCCGTGGCGATTGCTGTGGCGGCACAGTGGATTTCGAACTTCCTGATTTCGGCGACCTTCCCGTCTCTGAGTGTCTGGAGTGTCGGGGGTACCTATTGTATTTATGCCCTGATGTCGTTCCTCTCGGCCCTCTTTGTCTGGAAGATGGTGCCCGAAACCAAGGGTAAGACCCTCGAAGAGATGTCGGCTCTGTGGCGGGGTTCCGTCCGGTAA
- a CDS encoding site-specific integrase: MAKVTYVLVQGENSAGESQVNFRVYVSRELRVRVPSGIWIDRKRWGKKNDINIPNIPGEERNALLSKRAKLKELVDVIEHTIEATDDKSTVTREWLEKLIRRTLRPKATNPVEEKKRDFFSLTEEYLAAHKLSESRVKHFKVLVRTLKRYELYRRLSSRRFVLDVHTVTPMTLDDFGSFLMKEPEIFDEHPELYDEVPYARPKVRKNLPMKRAPYLNAAGELVIPGRPKERGMNYVSDMLIRLRSFYVWLNDSGFTTNDPFKQYKIAEIVYGTPVYITTEERKQLAEADMGDDKQLETQRDIFVFQCMIGCRVSDLYKMTYANIIGDCIEYVPRKTRDDRVVTVSVPLIDAAKALIRKYLDETRGTLFPFISEQKYNVYIKAAFRKAGLTRKVTTIDQRTRQNIQVPICDLASSHMARRTFIGNVYKSVKDPAIVGAMSGHKDGSRAFARYRDIDMDIKREAVSALE; the protein is encoded by the coding sequence ATGGCAAAAGTTACATATGTTTTGGTGCAAGGGGAGAACAGTGCGGGAGAATCGCAAGTTAATTTCCGTGTCTATGTTTCCCGCGAATTGCGTGTACGTGTACCGTCGGGCATCTGGATCGACCGCAAACGTTGGGGCAAGAAGAACGACATCAATATTCCGAATATACCGGGCGAGGAGCGGAACGCTCTGCTGTCCAAGCGGGCGAAACTGAAAGAGCTGGTCGACGTGATCGAGCATACGATTGAGGCAACCGATGATAAATCGACCGTTACGCGGGAGTGGCTTGAAAAGTTGATTCGTCGGACGTTGCGCCCGAAGGCAACCAATCCCGTTGAGGAGAAGAAACGCGACTTTTTCTCGTTGACGGAGGAGTACCTTGCGGCTCACAAACTGTCCGAGTCCCGGGTCAAACATTTCAAGGTGCTGGTGCGGACGCTGAAGCGCTATGAACTGTATCGCAGACTGTCGAGCCGTCGTTTTGTGTTGGACGTACATACCGTTACGCCGATGACGCTCGATGATTTCGGATCGTTCCTGATGAAAGAGCCCGAGATCTTCGACGAGCATCCGGAGCTGTACGACGAAGTCCCGTATGCGCGGCCGAAAGTGAGGAAGAATCTGCCGATGAAGCGCGCTCCGTACCTTAATGCTGCGGGCGAACTGGTGATTCCGGGACGACCGAAGGAGCGCGGTATGAACTACGTTTCGGATATGTTGATTCGGCTGCGGTCTTTCTATGTCTGGTTGAATGACAGCGGATTCACCACCAACGATCCGTTCAAGCAGTATAAAATCGCGGAGATCGTTTACGGCACTCCGGTCTATATTACGACCGAGGAACGTAAACAGTTGGCCGAGGCGGACATGGGGGATGACAAGCAGCTGGAGACGCAACGCGATATCTTTGTCTTTCAGTGCATGATCGGCTGCCGGGTGAGCGACCTTTACAAGATGACCTATGCCAATATCATCGGGGACTGCATTGAATATGTTCCCCGCAAAACCCGCGACGACCGGGTGGTGACGGTCTCGGTGCCGTTGATCGATGCGGCGAAGGCGTTGATCCGTAAATATTTGGATGAAACCCGAGGGACGTTGTTCCCGTTTATCTCGGAGCAGAAATACAATGTTTATATCAAGGCGGCGTTTCGCAAAGCGGGCCTTACGCGTAAGGTGACGACGATCGACCAACGGACGCGGCAGAATATCCAGGTTCCGATCTGCGACCTCGCATCGTCGCACATGGCACGCCGGACATTCATAGGGAATGTCTATAAAAGCGTGAAGGATCCGGCGATCGTGGGGGCGATGTCGGGGCATAAGGACGGCAGTAGAGCCTTTGCCCGTTATCGCGATATTGATATGGATATCAAACGCGAGGCTGTGAGCGCGTTGGAATAA
- a CDS encoding NrtR DNA-binding winged helix domain-containing protein, with amino-acid sequence MTVQMNQSLSVDCAVFGFNGKTLKVLLIERRYYKPDTHLDPLKLPGAMILENETLPEAAYRVLEEATGLKNVYLKQMDIFSDPQRVCGEELEWINRYHGIHSERVVTVGYYALVKLDHRTIAYTTAKGAQWVDVDSIQRLAMDHKQILSSALRHLCREMLQSPVAFELLPRKFTIRSLQNLYSAVLGIEIDNRNFRKKILSSGFLTPTAEKEQGVAHKPAQYYTFNKNAYKKAVREKLKLGFINNWKY; translated from the coding sequence ATGACCGTCCAGATGAACCAGTCGCTGTCGGTGGACTGCGCCGTCTTCGGCTTCAACGGCAAGACGCTCAAAGTCCTGCTGATCGAACGGCGCTACTACAAGCCCGACACGCATCTCGACCCTTTGAAACTGCCCGGTGCGATGATCCTCGAAAACGAGACGCTTCCCGAGGCGGCTTATCGTGTCCTGGAGGAGGCCACGGGTCTCAAGAACGTCTATCTGAAACAGATGGATATTTTCTCCGACCCGCAGCGTGTCTGCGGTGAAGAACTGGAGTGGATCAATCGTTATCATGGGATTCACAGCGAGCGGGTTGTGACAGTAGGCTATTATGCGCTGGTGAAACTCGATCATCGAACCATCGCCTATACCACGGCCAAAGGAGCGCAGTGGGTTGACGTGGATTCGATTCAGCGATTGGCCATGGATCACAAACAGATCCTTTCGTCGGCTCTGCGGCATCTTTGCCGTGAGATGCTTCAGTCGCCTGTAGCCTTCGAGCTGCTGCCTCGGAAGTTCACGATACGGTCCCTTCAGAATCTTTACAGTGCCGTGCTGGGCATCGAGATCGATAACCGCAATTTCCGGAAAAAGATCCTCTCATCGGGTTTTCTGACCCCGACGGCCGAGAAGGAGCAGGGCGTAGCCCACAAACCGGCGCAATACTATACATTTAATAAGAATGCCTACAAGAAAGCCGTCAGGGAGAAGTTGAAGTTGGGATTTATCAACAATTGGAAATATTGA
- a CDS encoding helix-turn-helix domain-containing protein: MDLKQLYEMGGDVHVTVRLEDLRQWHRELTAVAPSPLVSPALPQTGELYTRKQTIALLGVDSSTLWRWAKSGYLVPVEYGGQRRYRVADVQQILKGGRHDR, encoded by the coding sequence ATGGACCTGAAACAATTGTATGAAATGGGCGGTGACGTGCATGTCACCGTCCGTCTGGAGGATCTCCGGCAATGGCATCGGGAGTTGACTGCCGTCGCCCCGTCACCCTTGGTCTCGCCAGCCTTGCCGCAAACGGGCGAATTGTACACGCGCAAGCAGACCATTGCCTTGTTGGGTGTCGACTCCTCTACGCTTTGGCGCTGGGCAAAGAGCGGCTATCTTGTTCCCGTGGAGTATGGCGGGCAGCGTCGTTATCGTGTGGCGGATGTGCAACAAATCCTGAAAGGAGGCCGCCATGACCGCTAA